The DNA segment TCGTTCCTAATTCTATCCAAAATAGTATTCCCACTCATATATCTCAATATCTTCATTTCCGCTACTTCATATGCTGGACATGTGACTTTTTGACaggccaacactctgccccacacaacatagtcggtctgaccactaccttgtagaacttacccttaagtttcaATGGCACATTATTATCACAAAAGACACCAGAAGCAAGCCTCTACTTCGTCCATCCTGCATTGATACGGTGAGTAACATCCTCATCTATCTCCTCATTCATCTGAATTATAGATCCTAGATATTTGGAACTctctctcttgggaatgacttgcgTATCGAGTCTCACATCCACGTCCATCTCCTGGGTAACACCACTGAACTTGCACTCtaagtattctgtcttggtcctgctcaacttggaACCTTTAGACTCTAGAGTATGTCTCCAGACCTCTAGCCTTTCGTTAACTCCACCTCGCATCTCAACAATCAGGACTGTGTAATTCGCAAATAACAAGTACCAAGGCAGCTCCCCTTGGATATGACGCATCAAAGAATCCATCGCCAGGGAAAACAAAAATGGGATGAGTGTTGATCCCTGATGCAACCCCATCTTAAGCGAAAAGTAGTCAGAGTCTCACCGTCCTCACCCGTGTCTTATCCCCATCATACATGTTCTGAATCACTCTAATAAATGCTACAGGAACACCTCCCGCCTCCAAACATTTCCATAGAACCTCTCTCGGTACTTTGTGATAAGCTTTCTCCAGGTCAATTAACATCATATGCAAATCCTTCTTCACCGCCCTATACCGCTCTACCAATCTCCTCACAATGTGAATGGCCTCAATAGTCGACCGTCCCGGCATAAAACCAAACTGGTTCTCATAAATAGACACACACCTCCTCAGTCTCCCTTCAatcactctctcccaaacttttatCATATGGATTAACAACGTGATACCCATATAGTTGTTGTAGTTTTAGACATCCCCCTTGTTCTTTTACAACGGGATTATCGTACTCCGCCTCCACTCTTCCGGTATCTTCTTCGTCCTAAAAATGACGTTAAACAACCTAGCAAGCCATTGCAAACCCTCCTTGCCCACACTCTTCCAGAATTCCACCAGGATCTCGTCCGGCCCAGTCACTCTAACCCCTACTCATCCTGTGTATAGCCTCTTCCACCCCCCCCATTCGTATGCACCTACAATACCCAAAATCTCGTTGATGCTCCGAGTACTCCAAATCCCCCAATGCAATGCCCCTATCTCCCTCCTCATTCAAGAGTTTATGGAAGTACGCCTGCCATCTCTACCTGATCTGTTCCCCCTCCAATAAAACTCTTTCCACCTCATGTTTTATGcatctcacttggtccagatcccagGCCTTCTACTCCCTCACATTAGCTAGCCTGTACAATTTCTTATCCCTGCCTATAACCCCAATTTATTTGTATAAACGACTAAATGCCACGGCCTTAGCTGTCGTAGCCACCAACTTCACCTCTCTTCTAGCTTTCTTGTACCCCTCCCTATTGGCACTCTTTTTCCCCTCGTCTATACTCTCTACTAGCTTCAAATATTCCGTTTTCTTTGCTTCGACTTTTCCTTGCACCTCTTCGTTCCACCGCTAATCCCTTTTATGGCCACTAGAAAAACTCTTCGATACCCCGAACACCTCTCTCGAAGCTCTCTAATACAATTTGCTGTCATTGACCACATACAGCTCGCGTCCCCGCTACTCCTCTAGGGCCCCCAGAGCCAGCAACTTCTCCCCCAACTTTTGGGCCTTGTCCTTAGTCAATGCACACCACCTGACCCTAGGAATACCAAACATAGCCCTCATTTTCCTCATCCACCTGATCTCTAAGTCCATTATCAAAAGTATATGCTGGGTCATAAGGTTCTCACTCGGGATGACCTTACAATCCGTGCATAGACCTCTATCATATTTCCAGAGAAGCAGATAGGCAATCTGGGTCTTGGCCACCGTACTCCGAAAAGTTATTAGGTGCTCCACTTCTTCGGTAAACACAAGTTAGCAATAACTAGCTCAAAAACTTTAGTGTACTCTAGCAGCGCAGTACCTCATCCGTTTCTATCTCCAAAACTGAAGCCACCATGCACACCGGCTTATCGCCTAGGCGACCTCCCTATGTCCCCTATAATAAGCTTCTCGGTGGATGGTATATCCCGCACCAACCCATCCAAATCCTCCTAGAATTGTCTTATAACCTCCTCGTCCAAACCCACCTGAGGCGTGTTTGCACTAACTACGTTCAGAGTATACCTACCCATGACTATCTTAACGGCCATCAACCTGTCTTTTACCCTCTTCACCTCAACCACTAGCTCCTTTAGGTCCTTATCAACTAAAATGCCTACCCCGTTCTTCCCTTTTACCCTCCCTAAATACCATAACTTAAACCCATCAGCCTctcatgccttgttccccacccatctagtctcctggacacaagcTATGTTAATCTTCCTCTTATGGAGATTCTTTACTAACTCTATTGACTTTCCCATTAGAGTCCCTATATTCCATGACCCCACTCTCAAACGATAGCAGAAAGATGCATATACTAATTAAATTTCTCATGTAGGAAACTTTAGTTAATAAACAGAGCTCATAACTtcataataaaaaatacaaaaatataaagataCTATCAGAATATTATACATAAGATAAACACACGCACGCACACACACATATATTGGTaagtttttttataaaaataataaaaggctTTATCTTTTTATACTTTTGATGAATTCAGAATTATAATTTAGTAaaaaattattatattatttaaattttCACTAAAATACAAATGAGAAAACTAATCAAATATTACAGTTAAAAAGAATGTACGAAAAGAGGAGGATAAAGATAATTTTATGATATTTATATTTGAATtaactaaaaagaaaagataaataaataacacTCAAAAATATTTATTGATAAATTTAGACTATTGAAGAATTTTTAATAGTATAATATatgttttaaaaattaaaaatattttcagagtaaaaaaatatatatctatGTTATATTAAAAGAGAAGTAGTATCAAAATATTAAGCCAACTAATAAGTTAATAAAAAGTGACATTATCAAAATGCATAGTACTAAGTACTtgttaatttaataaaatataaataaggaATAGATAATTTATTTGACTGCTATATGATGTGTATTCGTTGATTTTTTTATAGCTTTGTTATTTCTGCatattatattaaataataaagtAACAACTAAGATTTATTAAAATAATTTGATATATCAGAtcataattttataaaattaatatTCTATCAAATTATGGGCGGGTTCTAACACTATTAGTTTGAAAAGAAAGAACAAGGGAATTGCTCAAAATGATGCAGACAGTAATTAAGATGATAACGATCCAAGAGAGTTTGGTACGAATGATCATCATTGGACCAAATGGGTTTTTGGTTGGAAAGGCAAATATGAAAAGCATGGATCATCCAATCTTTAGATTTAAGGACCACTACTTGTCTATGTTTGACTGTCCAACATATTATGTTCGGTAGTTGATGTGATAGCAGCTTTTGGGTGGAccgtatatatatattaaaagaaCTTAAATACTTTTTTATACTACATTAGAGTTATTATACGAAATCATAAATTTTAAATCCTGAAGTCGCTTAATTGATACAACAAAAGGAGGGAATAAAATAGTCCATGAGAAAAACAATGTTGACGGGACTCCAAAGAGGTAACAAAAGGATCGAGACTGAAAGACCAACCACATAAACAATTCCTCTTAATACAGAATTCCCCTTCACCCTCCCTTTGAACTCCGATATAACTAAAGCATACAAAAACAATAATACCATGTCTTAACCATAAATAAATTGCTAGAAATTTTGTCTAAATATTTGATTATCAAAAGCTTACCAAACTCTTTGTTTAGGATATCAAAGAATCGGAGGGTTATATTACACATCGGTTGAACATCAGAGGAAGATAATATTTGCATTTTTATGATAGGTGAATGTGATTTAAGAATAGGAGCTATTAGATCCCATACTTTAGTATTAGGATGAgtcgtagtaatccatatgagTTTGAAGTGATTAAGACCACCCATGAGGTTATAAAGGATTTGTGACTATATTATTGTAAGACCTCGTAAGtctaacaaccttgataccgttatatacgtttgatatggtattttgggtggaacatttttgtaaaaaagtttgaaaaatataattttacatagttattaatattactacatTCGAATATACTTTAAATtttacacataatatgagaaattTTATGAGAtgtttctttattgtaaagatagaaattattctCTCAccagaaaagaaggttatctttttaacattttaaaaattaagcgtacgaaaatttatattttttatatgagattaggaaaattagaaattGAGAAAACATATGTaattttacatggatgttttaataaaataatagggtatgtattgattttatatggtactacatgaccattatagtaaaatatataaagtgtattaaaagtgagtagcattttaagtaatttgagataattcttagtTATGTGGGTAATTATGAATTTTTAGTGgggattaattaaataattaagatATTTTGGATAAGCTCTTGAACCCCGTACGTCACAGCTTAAGGAGTCTGGGTTAAAGTGACTCTTAATTCATATTTTAAAGTGGCAAAGTTAGGGTGTTTAGTGGCTTAGTCATCCCAAAGAAGTGGGGCCCACAAACCATGATCTTAAAAGCTTTAAAAAGAGCTATGAATCCTTCAATATAATCCTACGATATTAAATGAGTTAGATTGATGGGATTCTCAAATATGATTTCATACGAATCCTTTACAAAGTAAGATAGATTGGCAATGTGATTTTGCTTCAATAAAATTTCATACGAAGTTATACTGTGTAATAGCAGCGTGAAAGGTAAGTCTAAGAGAAAACGGTACAATGTTTCTCAAGAATATCGTACGAATTTTTTCCTACTTTGATCCGCTGTTGCGTGCTTTTACGCAAAAAgatgtgtgttagagggattgtcaagagaattggctcaggtatgttaaggctaatccttccttcttttggcatgatccaagcaACGATACATAAACGTGACGTTATTtcataagtggttctactcttacTAGTTAAGGATGTCTATATTATTCATTCttgtaaagtgatattcaagcatgtttaagtatgttcctaagtctctattgagatatttgataaagatgttaatggtTAATATAGTGATGCATGCATCTTCATGTGTTTACCACTGAGCTATGATCGATTGGACAGTTACACATTTACTAtcgagctacggccggtcgggaagtcatgcatttaccactgaGCTATGACTGGTTGGACAGTTATATATTTATCACCGAGCTATGGACGGTtaggcagtcatgcatttaccaccgtgctatggccggtcgggcagttaccactgatcagttgggcagtcatgcatcatacgatatggataatagtctcaaagagaagcaCTATATATGTAAGgataataagtatgcatatacggtGGCACTTCAAGAATTCAAGATTGGTTCTTATATGTAAGGATAATAAGTATGCATATCGGGGATTTTTATCTATATTTCCTCACTCTTTTGACTATACACTtcaactcagtcatgttattttccattgttttcgtactcagccctgtttactcaattttaatacttaaatgaaattttttaaatgatgtttgggctgagaaacattaTTTTACTATAcctcgagtggcttgtgaggatttttgactgagtgaggccgagggcctatgttgggAGGAAACATATGATACTGATTATAAGGTCgggggcctgagatatgtatgccacgaggtggcttgatattgcacttgggcctaaggggcccttccaggagtttgtacacccccagtgagcgtgggtacccattgtgatgtgagattgagcctggggggctggtattgttctatgtgattgcccgaggggctggtacttttcagagatgttgcccgaggggaagatttgttgatactgtgcccgaggggtgagactttatgtgtttacttttcataattgactgtcaattacatGATTAATCATTGAAAACAGCTTTTAATGAAACTAAATTTGACTTAATGAATTTTATCTATCTTTCACTAATTTACTGATTTTaactggttttactgcttcagtgtagaatgctttgtgccttatgtgatttcttgcttttagtctttatttacatttgttagtccttgagttggagtactcattttactccctgcacccatgtgtgcagattcaggcgttgttgatccTGCCAGTGCAAGTTGAGAGCTCCCTacagacattcggagttcacgaggtagctgctgaCGTCCacagacccgtgtttctccctctttatcatttctatctcttatcagacatttgtaatagtttgtagacctttcagacttgtattagtttttttatagatgctcatgacttgtgacaccccagttagggctatgttgggttgttcttccacgTATTTATGACATTATCTGCTACTCtggatttattttatcatgttatAGACTATTTTTCCTATTGTTTAACTATTTAACATCGAATTGGGGATAgttggctggccttatcttcacgagaggcgccatcacgaccaggtcccggtttagggtcatgacactaGATTACTCTCGTTGTTTCTCCTTA comes from the Nicotiana sylvestris chromosome 4, ASM39365v2, whole genome shotgun sequence genome and includes:
- the LOC104219433 gene encoding uncharacterized protein — translated: MGLHQGSTLIPFLFSLAMDSLMRHIQGELPWYLLFANYTVLIVEMRGGVNERLEVWRHTLESKGSKLSRTKTEYLECKFSGVTQEMDVDVRLDTQVIPKRESSKYLGSIIQMNEEIDEDVTHRINAGWTK